A genomic segment from Verrucomicrobiota bacterium encodes:
- a CDS encoding preprotein translocase subunit SecE: MNFTDIILNWIKNHPATTIIWGVVALFVAWLMIKHGAKIRNFLFETKVELSKCIWPIDPQEKGYARYQGLIQSTVVVIVACVLLSFYIVAADTVLSSFIRKFILKIGDM, translated from the coding sequence ATGAATTTTACAGATATAATACTCAATTGGATCAAAAACCATCCTGCTACGACTATAATATGGGGAGTCGTTGCACTTTTTGTAGCATGGTTAATGATTAAGCACGGTGCAAAAATTAGGAATTTTCTTTTTGAGACGAAAGTGGAGCTCTCGAAATGCATTTGGCCGATCGATCCACAGGAAAAAGGTTATGCACGTTATCAAGGGTTGATCCAATCCACAGTGGTTGTGATCGTTGCCTGTGTATTGTTATCATTTTATATTGTGGCAGCTGATACAGTCTTATCATCATTTATCAGGAAATTCATTTTAAAAATTGGAGACATGTAA
- the rpoC gene encoding DNA-directed RNA polymerase subunit beta': MIKDTTAVIQESSEVKEILEFERQENSFDQVSITIASPEVIRSWSRGEVKNPETINYRTFRPEKGGLFCERIFGPTKDWECACGKYKRVKYKGVVCDRCGVEVTLSRVRRDRMGHIELAVPVSHIWFYKCMPSKIGLLMDMSAKLLERVIYYEDYMVVDPGRTPLKQRQLLSEMEYREALDQYGDGSFVAKMGAEAIRDVMAGMDLANTVKELEESLQTTRSKQTKKKMAKRLKYIMGLAGSKTRPEWMILEVLPVIPPDLRPLVPLEGGRFATSDLNDLYRRVINRNNRLKNLLQLKTPDVIIRNEKRMLQEAVDALMDNGRHGRPVTGAGNRPLKSLSDMLKGKQGRFRQNLLGKRVDYSGRSVIVIGPELKLNQCGLPKKMALVLFEPFIIRRLKELSFVHTVRSAKKMIERQAPEVWDILDEVTKGHCVLLNRAPTLHRLSIQAFEPTLIEGDAIRVHPLVCTAYNADFDGDQMAVHVPLSIEAQMEAKILMLSTRNIFSPSNGKPIITPSQDIPLGCYYLTQNPRPGSYLNAEGVKRRLSIFAHYDEVLFAYQEKSLKLHDPIVFKNPDFGNKTLYGESTKKTIETTVGRVMFNYIWPSEIGYVNKPVPKKILGDIIYRTYHAVGAPRTVEILDQMKSLGFQEATQAGVSIGIDDMIIPDEKRVEVEKAFKLVTEVAKQYRNGVITEGERYNKITDIWLHCTSQISNVMYRTLDHNKGKKEFNPVFMMVDSGARGNKQQVVQLAGMRGLMAKPSGEIIERPILSNFREGLTVLEYFISTHGARKGLADTALKTADSGYMTRKLVDVSQDVIIQIPDCRTANGIWVQPIYEGDEEIVSLPTRIIGRTSCDEIIDPVTKQVIVHANEEIDEIKAAGIEKLGIEKVKIRSVLTCESQDGVCAKCYGRNLSSGKIAKLGEAVGIVAAQSIGEPGTQLTMRTFHIGGTASKTFKQPIIKLKNEGTIRYNDLKAVESTEGGFVALNKSGSISVIEKDGRELERHDIVIGSKIAFKDGSQAKMGETLAQWDPYNVPILTEKAGKVEFVDIIQGVTVKKEMDESTGFLGTVVIEHKEDLHPQIVIRDGAGEVIATYSIPAGAHIVVQENKKVTAGALLAKTPRKIAKTKDITGGLPRVAELFEARRPKDSAEIAKIDGVVDFGGIVRGKRKLLIQDEEGNEEEHLIPLSKHIIVFKGDNVKKGSQLTEGPVVPHEILEICGPQELQEYLVNEVQEVYRLQGVEINDKHIEIIIRQMLRKVKISDPGDTSLLWGDQVDRIEFERENRRVAEAGGKPAEATPVLLGITKASLETDSFISAASFQDTTRVLTEAATLGRIDKLKGFKENVIMGHLIPAGTGFRNYRGLEMRVSEDALESMTPESAESTEEPVAS, translated from the coding sequence ATGATTAAAGATACTACAGCCGTAATACAGGAAAGTTCTGAAGTTAAAGAAATCCTCGAGTTTGAACGACAGGAGAACAGTTTTGATCAAGTTTCGATCACGATTGCTTCCCCCGAAGTGATCCGTTCATGGTCGAGAGGTGAGGTGAAGAACCCTGAAACAATCAATTACCGTACATTCCGCCCTGAAAAAGGGGGCCTATTCTGCGAACGTATTTTCGGTCCGACAAAGGATTGGGAATGCGCTTGCGGTAAGTACAAGCGGGTTAAATATAAAGGTGTTGTCTGTGACCGTTGCGGTGTGGAAGTCACCCTCTCACGCGTCCGTCGCGACCGTATGGGACACATCGAGCTTGCTGTTCCTGTTTCGCATATCTGGTTTTATAAATGTATGCCTAGCAAAATCGGGCTCTTGATGGATATGAGCGCGAAATTGCTCGAACGTGTGATCTATTATGAGGACTATATGGTCGTCGATCCAGGTCGTACGCCACTCAAACAACGCCAGTTGCTCAGTGAAATGGAATACCGTGAAGCCCTCGACCAATATGGTGATGGTAGTTTCGTCGCCAAAATGGGCGCGGAAGCTATCCGTGATGTCATGGCCGGTATGGATCTCGCGAATACAGTCAAGGAACTCGAGGAATCCCTCCAGACGACCCGTAGTAAGCAGACCAAGAAGAAAATGGCTAAGCGCCTTAAATATATTATGGGCTTGGCTGGATCAAAGACACGCCCTGAATGGATGATCTTGGAAGTACTTCCTGTCATCCCTCCTGACTTGCGTCCTTTGGTTCCCCTTGAAGGCGGACGTTTTGCGACATCTGATCTGAACGATCTTTATCGCCGTGTGATCAACCGGAATAACCGTTTGAAAAATCTCCTCCAGCTCAAGACTCCTGACGTGATTATCCGTAATGAAAAACGGATGCTCCAAGAAGCTGTCGATGCCTTGATGGATAATGGCCGCCACGGGCGTCCTGTGACAGGTGCCGGTAACCGTCCCCTCAAATCCCTTTCCGACATGCTCAAAGGCAAACAAGGTCGTTTCCGCCAAAATCTCCTCGGTAAACGTGTAGATTATTCGGGTCGTTCCGTCATCGTCATCGGGCCAGAGCTCAAGCTCAACCAATGTGGTTTGCCGAAGAAAATGGCTTTGGTTCTTTTCGAACCATTCATTATCCGCCGTTTGAAGGAATTGTCATTTGTGCACACGGTTCGTAGTGCTAAAAAGATGATTGAACGCCAAGCTCCTGAAGTCTGGGATATCCTTGATGAAGTGACCAAAGGTCACTGCGTTCTCTTGAACCGCGCTCCGACACTCCACCGTTTGTCGATCCAGGCTTTCGAGCCGACATTGATTGAAGGGGATGCGATCCGTGTCCATCCGCTGGTTTGTACGGCTTATAACGCTGATTTTGACGGTGACCAAATGGCTGTCCATGTGCCCCTTTCCATTGAGGCCCAAATGGAAGCGAAAATATTGATGCTTTCCACGAGGAATATCTTTTCCCCTTCAAATGGAAAACCAATTATTACTCCTTCACAGGACATTCCACTCGGGTGTTATTATTTGACGCAAAATCCCCGTCCGGGTTCTTACCTCAATGCAGAAGGTGTAAAACGCCGGTTGTCGATATTTGCGCATTATGATGAGGTGCTTTTTGCCTACCAAGAAAAGTCACTCAAACTCCACGATCCGATTGTCTTTAAGAACCCGGATTTCGGCAATAAAACCCTTTACGGTGAATCCACCAAGAAGACGATCGAAACAACGGTCGGCCGAGTCATGTTTAATTACATTTGGCCTTCTGAAATCGGGTATGTGAATAAACCTGTCCCTAAAAAGATTTTAGGTGATATTATTTACCGCACATATCACGCAGTGGGAGCCCCACGTACTGTTGAGATTCTCGACCAGATGAAATCCCTCGGGTTCCAAGAAGCTACTCAGGCAGGTGTCTCCATTGGTATTGATGACATGATTATTCCTGATGAAAAACGTGTCGAAGTCGAAAAAGCCTTTAAACTGGTGACGGAAGTCGCGAAACAATACCGTAATGGTGTCATTACGGAAGGTGAACGTTACAATAAAATCACTGATATCTGGCTGCATTGTACAAGCCAAATCAGTAACGTCATGTACCGTACCCTCGATCATAATAAGGGCAAAAAAGAATTTAACCCCGTCTTTATGATGGTTGATTCAGGTGCCCGTGGTAATAAACAACAGGTTGTGCAGTTGGCGGGTATGCGAGGATTGATGGCGAAACCATCGGGTGAAATTATCGAAAGACCTATTCTTTCAAATTTCCGCGAAGGACTCACCGTCCTTGAGTATTTCATCTCCACACATGGTGCCCGTAAAGGTCTTGCTGATACAGCATTGAAGACAGCGGACTCCGGTTACATGACCCGTAAACTCGTTGACGTATCTCAAGACGTGATCATCCAGATCCCTGATTGTAGGACTGCTAACGGCATTTGGGTGCAACCGATTTATGAAGGGGACGAGGAAATCGTCAGTCTGCCGACCCGTATTATCGGACGTACGTCATGTGATGAGATTATTGATCCGGTCACAAAACAAGTCATTGTCCACGCAAATGAGGAAATTGATGAAATCAAAGCTGCCGGTATTGAAAAACTCGGCATTGAGAAGGTCAAAATCCGTTCGGTCCTTACTTGTGAATCCCAAGACGGGGTCTGTGCTAAATGCTACGGACGTAATCTTTCCTCAGGTAAAATCGCTAAACTCGGTGAGGCTGTCGGTATTGTCGCTGCCCAATCGATCGGCGAACCAGGGACCCAGCTGACAATGCGTACTTTCCACATCGGAGGAACAGCTAGTAAGACATTCAAACAACCGATTATCAAACTTAAGAATGAAGGAACGATCCGCTACAATGATTTGAAAGCGGTGGAATCCACTGAAGGTGGTTTTGTCGCCCTGAATAAGAGCGGATCGATCTCTGTTATTGAAAAAGATGGGCGTGAACTTGAACGTCACGACATTGTTATTGGATCGAAAATTGCATTTAAAGATGGTTCTCAAGCTAAGATGGGTGAGACCCTTGCTCAATGGGATCCGTATAACGTACCGATTTTGACCGAAAAAGCCGGTAAGGTCGAGTTTGTTGATATCATCCAAGGCGTTACAGTGAAGAAAGAAATGGATGAATCCACAGGGTTCTTGGGTACAGTCGTGATTGAGCACAAAGAAGATTTGCATCCACAAATCGTCATCCGTGACGGTGCTGGTGAAGTCATCGCGACATATTCGATCCCGGCCGGGGCGCACATTGTTGTCCAAGAGAACAAAAAGGTCACAGCCGGTGCGTTGCTTGCCAAGACACCACGTAAGATCGCTAAGACAAAGGATATTACCGGTGGTTTGCCACGTGTGGCCGAGCTCTTTGAGGCTCGCCGTCCGAAAGACAGTGCTGAGATCGCGAAGATCGACGGGGTTGTTGACTTCGGCGGAATCGTTCGCGGTAAACGAAAACTTCTCATTCAGGATGAAGAAGGTAATGAAGAAGAGCATTTGATTCCTTTGTCCAAACACATCATTGTGTTTAAAGGTGACAACGTCAAAAAAGGATCTCAATTAACCGAAGGACCAGTCGTCCCACACGAAATCCTCGAGATATGCGGACCCCAAGAGCTACAGGAATACTTAGTGAATGAAGTCCAGGAGGTTTATCGCCTTCAAGGTGTGGAAATCAATGATAAACACATTGAAATCATTATCCGCCAGATGCTCCGTAAGGTGAAAATATCTGATCCGGGTGACACATCACTCCTTTGGGGTGACCAAGTCGACCGTATCGAGTTTGAGCGTGAGAATCGCCGTGTCGCGGAGGCCGGTGGAAAACCCGCTGAAGCAACACCAGTACTCCTCGGAATCACTAAGGCATCCCTTGAAACGGATAGCTTTATTTCAGCAGCGTCATTCCAAGACACAACCCGTGTCTTGACGGAAGCGGCGACCTTGGGACGTATTGATAAACTCAAAGGATTCAAGGAAAATGTCATTATGGGACATTTGATTCCTGCTGGGACAGGATTCCGTAATTATCGCGGTTTAGAAATGCGTGTCTCAGAGGATGCTCTCGAGAGTATGACTCCTGAATCAGCGGAATCAACCGAAGAACCAGTCGCGAGCTAA
- the rpoB gene encoding DNA-directed RNA polymerase subunit beta produces MVALRRNFGKLKNVIDVPNLIELQVQSYIDFLQTDVTPGKRKNIGLHAVFKEVFPISSYDEKVSLDYVQYEVGSPKMGDIECVREGQTFSSPLYLTFRLKDDKNAKEETVYMGELPLMTPRGSFVINGAERVVVSQLHRSPGICFESSIHANGKTLFSFRIIPDRGNWLEVQFDTSDLLYIYLDRRRRRRKFLATTFLRALGYSTDEEILKLFYDIEKISLSTGLDVETIATKVLTTDIRDQDIVVARAFEPLSKAVIKQLIDLGIKSVQVVDTKDDDTIIKSLKKDPTHNEEEALREIYRRLRPGDPPTVANAKALIKRLFFDPRRYDLGRVGRYKMNQKLTMEVDIEQRTLSNDDFVSAIKYLLRLRAGIDGSIDDIDHLGSRRVRTVGELVANQCRVGLARTERLVKERMTLFDVNTEGMTPQKLINPKALSAVIRDFFGRSQLSQFMDQTNPLSEMTHKRRLSALGPGGLSRDRAGFEVRDVHPSHYGLICPIETPEGPNIGLINSLSSFARVNEFGFLEAPYRRVIDGKVTDEIEYLTADKSENFVIAQANSPLNDKSEFTDPKISVRYRADFLEVEPAKVDYMDVSPRMLVSVAASLIPFLEHDDANRALMRSNMQRQGVPLLYGDSPIVGTGMEERVARDSGVVVVSEGSGIVASVTGDLVVVTQDGKMPDSKKKLKTDNEKGIYVYELRKFMRTNSATCFNHKPIIKKGEHIKKGQVIADGPCTEKGELALGRNVLVAFMPWNGYNFEDAILLSEKLVKDDIYTSIHIEEFEIGARDTKLGPEEITRDIPNVGEEALKNLGHDGVVRVGAEVKPGDILVGKITPKSETELSPEERLLRAIFGEKAADVKDSSLTVPSGIGGIIMATKVSSNKTIERIKLSETEAKKRRKEIDDDFNKKKNELLEQLTEGLSNVLLGEKIPLDVVNAETGEIIIPANRKITKTLLRKLASVYDHIEIDPSPIRIKIREIISSFESKFEDLENDRDRLLDGIESGDDVDPGIIKQVKVYIASKRKISVGDKMAGRHGNKGVIAKIVPEEDMPFLPDGTPVQIVLNPLGVPSRMNVGQVLETHLGIAAKVLGFKVATPVFDGIAEKQIREYLKQANLDEDGKTYLYDGRSGERFDQRVVVGYIYMMKLNHLVADKIHARAVGPYSLVTQQPLGGKAQYGGQRFGEMEVWAMQAYGAAYTLQELLTVKSDDTTGRTRIYESIVKGDSNLEAGTPESFNVLVKEMQGLCLDIRVQKSNTESIAV; encoded by the coding sequence ATGGTTGCATTAAGAAGAAACTTCGGAAAGCTTAAGAATGTCATCGATGTTCCTAATTTGATCGAATTGCAGGTTCAATCGTACATTGATTTTTTACAAACGGATGTTACTCCGGGCAAACGCAAGAATATAGGTCTCCATGCTGTTTTTAAGGAAGTTTTTCCTATTTCAAGTTATGACGAGAAAGTCTCCTTGGATTATGTGCAGTACGAAGTGGGCTCACCCAAGATGGGTGATATTGAATGTGTCAGAGAAGGCCAAACCTTTTCATCACCGCTTTATTTGACTTTCCGTCTCAAGGATGACAAAAATGCGAAGGAAGAAACCGTTTACATGGGCGAATTGCCCTTGATGACACCCCGTGGTTCATTTGTGATTAACGGTGCTGAACGCGTCGTTGTTAGCCAGCTTCACCGTTCCCCTGGTATTTGTTTTGAATCTTCCATCCACGCCAACGGGAAAACTCTCTTTAGTTTCCGTATCATACCAGACCGTGGTAACTGGCTTGAAGTCCAGTTTGACACGAGCGACCTCCTCTACATTTATCTGGATCGCCGCCGCCGCCGTAGGAAGTTTTTGGCCACCACATTCCTCAGAGCCTTGGGGTATAGCACTGATGAAGAAATCCTGAAACTATTTTATGATATCGAAAAAATCAGCCTTTCCACAGGCCTTGACGTAGAAACCATTGCGACAAAAGTCCTGACCACTGATATTCGTGACCAGGATATTGTCGTAGCACGTGCCTTTGAGCCACTCTCAAAAGCAGTGATTAAACAGTTGATTGATTTAGGGATCAAGTCAGTACAAGTCGTCGACACTAAAGATGACGATACGATCATTAAATCCCTCAAGAAGGACCCGACTCACAATGAAGAAGAGGCCTTGCGCGAGATTTACCGCCGTTTGCGTCCCGGGGATCCCCCCACTGTGGCCAATGCCAAGGCATTGATTAAAAGACTTTTCTTTGATCCCAGACGTTATGACTTAGGTCGTGTGGGTCGCTACAAAATGAATCAAAAGCTAACCATGGAAGTGGATATCGAACAGCGGACATTATCGAATGATGATTTTGTTTCAGCGATCAAGTATTTGTTGAGACTGCGTGCAGGTATTGACGGATCGATCGATGATATTGACCACTTAGGCAGCCGCCGTGTACGTACTGTGGGTGAACTCGTCGCTAACCAGTGCCGTGTCGGGTTAGCCCGTACGGAGCGTTTGGTCAAAGAGCGTATGACACTTTTTGATGTGAATACCGAAGGGATGACTCCCCAGAAGTTGATTAATCCAAAAGCACTGAGTGCCGTGATCCGTGATTTCTTCGGACGCAGCCAGCTTTCCCAATTCATGGATCAAACAAATCCCCTGTCAGAAATGACCCATAAGCGCCGCTTGTCGGCCCTTGGACCCGGGGGCTTGTCCCGTGATCGCGCCGGATTTGAGGTTCGTGACGTGCATCCTTCCCACTATGGTTTGATTTGCCCGATTGAGACTCCTGAAGGCCCGAATATCGGTCTGATCAATTCTCTAAGTTCATTTGCGCGAGTCAATGAGTTTGGATTTTTGGAAGCACCTTACCGCCGTGTGATCGATGGCAAGGTGACAGACGAAATCGAATATTTGACTGCTGACAAGTCCGAAAACTTTGTTATCGCTCAGGCGAATTCCCCCTTGAATGACAAGAGTGAATTTACCGATCCCAAAATCTCGGTTCGTTACCGTGCGGACTTTTTGGAGGTCGAACCGGCCAAGGTTGATTACATGGACGTTTCTCCCCGCATGTTGGTTTCTGTAGCTGCTAGTTTGATTCCCTTCCTTGAGCATGATGACGCGAACCGTGCATTGATGCGCTCGAACATGCAACGCCAAGGGGTACCTCTTCTTTACGGAGATTCACCCATTGTCGGCACAGGAATGGAAGAACGTGTTGCCCGTGACTCGGGTGTTGTCGTTGTCTCCGAGGGGAGTGGTATTGTTGCTTCTGTCACCGGTGATTTAGTAGTCGTCACTCAGGACGGCAAAATGCCTGATAGCAAAAAGAAATTAAAAACCGACAATGAAAAGGGTATTTACGTTTATGAATTAAGGAAATTCATGCGTACAAACTCCGCCACTTGTTTTAATCATAAGCCGATTATCAAGAAGGGTGAGCACATCAAAAAAGGACAGGTGATTGCTGACGGACCTTGTACTGAAAAAGGTGAATTAGCTCTCGGACGTAATGTGCTTGTGGCTTTCATGCCATGGAATGGTTATAACTTCGAAGACGCGATCCTCCTCTCTGAAAAACTGGTGAAAGATGATATTTATACATCGATCCATATTGAAGAGTTCGAAATCGGTGCCCGTGATACAAAGCTCGGGCCTGAGGAAATCACCCGTGATATCCCAAATGTGGGTGAGGAAGCACTTAAAAATCTCGGTCATGACGGGGTTGTCCGTGTCGGTGCCGAAGTAAAACCTGGAGATATCTTGGTCGGTAAAATCACTCCGAAAAGCGAAACAGAGCTTTCTCCTGAAGAACGCCTGCTCCGTGCGATTTTCGGTGAAAAAGCGGCGGACGTTAAAGATAGTTCCCTGACTGTTCCTTCCGGAATCGGCGGGATAATCATGGCGACAAAGGTGAGCTCGAACAAGACGATTGAAAGAATCAAGCTCAGCGAAACAGAAGCCAAAAAACGCCGTAAAGAAATCGATGATGATTTTAATAAGAAGAAAAACGAGCTTTTGGAGCAACTCACCGAAGGACTTTCCAATGTCCTTTTGGGAGAGAAAATCCCGCTGGATGTCGTGAATGCCGAGACAGGGGAGATTATTATCCCTGCAAACCGTAAGATCACAAAGACACTCTTGCGTAAACTCGCCAGTGTCTATGACCATATTGAAATCGATCCAAGCCCGATTCGCATCAAGATCCGCGAGATTATATCGAGCTTTGAAAGTAAATTCGAAGATTTGGAAAATGATCGTGACCGTTTACTTGACGGAATCGAAAGCGGAGACGACGTGGATCCTGGCATTATCAAGCAGGTGAAGGTTTATATCGCCAGTAAGAGGAAAATCTCTGTCGGTGATAAAATGGCCGGTCGCCACGGGAATAAAGGTGTCATCGCAAAAATCGTACCTGAAGAAGATATGCCATTCCTTCCGGATGGTACACCCGTGCAAATTGTCCTGAATCCATTGGGCGTGCCTTCACGTATGAATGTAGGACAGGTCTTGGAAACGCATCTGGGTATTGCTGCGAAGGTGCTCGGGTTCAAGGTGGCAACACCTGTATTCGACGGTATTGCTGAGAAACAAATCCGTGAATACCTCAAGCAGGCGAACCTCGATGAGGACGGTAAAACCTACCTCTACGATGGACGCAGTGGTGAGCGTTTTGATCAACGTGTCGTCGTCGGTTATATCTACATGATGAAACTGAACCATTTGGTCGCCGATAAAATCCATGCCCGTGCTGTCGGACCGTACTCGCTGGTTACACAACAACCTCTGGGTGGTAAAGCCCAATACGGGGGACAACGTTTCGGAGAAATGGAGGTCTGGGCTATGCAAGCTTATGGTGCTGCCTACACGCTCCAGGAATTACTCACGGTCAAATCCGATGATACGACAGGTCGTACGCGGATTTACGAATCAATTGTCAAGGGTGACAGTAATCTGGAAGCCGGTACTCCGGAGTCCTTCAACGTGCTCGTTAAAGAAATGCAAGGTCTCTGCCTCGATATCCGGGTCCAGAAAAGCAATACAGAAAGCATAGCGGTTTAA
- the rplK gene encoding 50S ribosomal protein L11, protein MAKEVSAIIRLQIPAGQANPAPPVGPALGQHGVNIMGFCKQFNAETQKQVGDILPVVISVYKDKSFTFITKSPPAAGLIKRAVGIASASKEPNKTKVGKITKKQLLDIINVKRKDLNINSDEAGIRMMTGTCRSMGIEVID, encoded by the coding sequence ATGGCTAAAGAAGTAAGTGCAATCATTCGTTTACAGATTCCGGCAGGGCAAGCAAATCCAGCTCCCCCCGTTGGACCGGCATTGGGTCAACATGGTGTTAATATCATGGGATTCTGTAAACAGTTCAATGCTGAAACCCAGAAACAGGTAGGAGATATCCTACCTGTCGTGATTAGTGTATATAAGGATAAGTCCTTTACATTTATCACAAAATCACCACCCGCAGCGGGACTGATTAAAAGAGCTGTAGGAATCGCTTCGGCATCGAAGGAACCGAATAAAACAAAAGTGGGAAAAATCACCAAAAAACAGCTTTTGGATATTATTAATGTCAAACGTAAAGATTTAAATATCAATAGTGACGAGGCCGGTATCCGCATGATGACAGGTACATGCAGAAGCATGGGAATCGAAGTTATTGACTAA
- the rplL gene encoding 50S ribosomal protein L7/L12 yields the protein MADLDTIVQQLSGLTVLEAAELVKKLEETWGVSAAAPVAAAAAPAAAAAAAEEKTSFNVILKETGANKINVIKEVRAVTGLGLKEAKDLVEGAPKAIKEGVNKEEAEDIKKKVEAAGAKVEIQ from the coding sequence ATGGCAGATCTGGATACAATCGTTCAGCAACTCAGTGGGCTCACCGTTTTGGAAGCCGCTGAACTCGTAAAGAAACTTGAAGAAACTTGGGGTGTCAGTGCTGCTGCTCCTGTAGCTGCTGCTGCAGCTCCCGCTGCGGCTGCCGCTGCTGCAGAGGAAAAGACATCCTTCAATGTTATCCTCAAAGAAACCGGTGCTAACAAGATCAATGTGATCAAAGAAGTACGCGCTGTCACCGGACTTGGACTCAAGGAAGCTAAAGACCTCGTTGAAGGTGCTCCTAAAGCGATCAAAGAAGGCGTGAATAAGGAAGAGGCTGAAGACATCAAGAAAAAAGTCGAAGCTGCTGGCGCCAAAGTAGAAATCCAATAA
- the rplJ gene encoding 50S ribosomal protein L10: protein MRPEKTILVADIKSKINASPYLIVTEYSSMTVTHFNELRKRLRDVQAEYKVIKNTALRIAAEQSGLPDLRASLTGQIAIVTGLKDVSAAAKVVKTFASEFEKPSIKLGVLDNKLLSAAEVKALADLPSLDVLRSMILGVINAPATKLAVLLNTPAGQLAQVIKAKSEKSA, encoded by the coding sequence ATGAGACCCGAAAAAACAATTTTAGTCGCAGATATCAAGTCAAAGATCAATGCATCCCCGTATTTGATCGTAACCGAATATTCATCCATGACAGTAACTCATTTTAATGAGTTGCGCAAACGTCTCCGTGATGTCCAGGCCGAATACAAGGTGATCAAAAACACGGCATTACGTATTGCCGCCGAACAGTCAGGGCTCCCTGATCTGAGGGCTTCTTTGACAGGGCAGATCGCCATTGTCACTGGCCTGAAGGATGTGTCAGCCGCTGCCAAAGTCGTAAAAACCTTTGCTTCGGAATTCGAAAAACCATCCATTAAACTGGGTGTGCTTGATAATAAGCTTTTGAGTGCTGCAGAGGTAAAAGCCTTGGCAGACTTGCCAAGCTTGGATGTCCTCCGCAGCATGATTCTCGGTGTGATTAATGCTCCTGCGACCAAACTCGCTGTGTTGCTTAATACTCCGGCTGGACAATTGGCCCAGGTTATTAAGGCAAAAAGCGAAAAAAGCGCATAA
- the nusG gene encoding transcription termination/antitermination protein NusG: MEDQNPIPNEGAVTQSAPEENTNFQWFSIHVLSGQENKVRDSLLKRVKIEEMGECVKEILVPTERVAEVKRGKKIEVVRKLFPGYVFAHLNLYDDKRQLVGKTWYFIRESNGVIGFVGGERPSALRNEEVENLIAQISEKEDKAKPKVDYNVGEKVKINDGPFMSFTGVIEEIDTEKGKLKVSVSIFGRNTPVELEYWQVEREVD; this comes from the coding sequence GTGGAAGATCAAAATCCCATACCAAATGAGGGGGCTGTGACCCAAAGTGCTCCAGAAGAAAATACTAACTTTCAGTGGTTCAGTATCCATGTACTCAGTGGGCAGGAAAATAAAGTCAGAGACAGCCTGCTCAAAAGAGTCAAGATCGAGGAAATGGGGGAATGTGTTAAAGAAATCCTCGTTCCTACTGAGAGAGTCGCGGAAGTCAAAAGAGGAAAAAAAATCGAGGTTGTCCGCAAACTTTTTCCCGGTTATGTCTTTGCCCATTTAAATTTATATGACGACAAGCGTCAATTAGTCGGAAAAACCTGGTACTTTATCCGTGAGTCAAACGGGGTGATCGGGTTTGTCGGCGGTGAACGTCCTAGCGCATTGAGGAATGAAGAAGTAGAGAATTTAATCGCCCAAATCTCCGAAAAAGAGGACAAGGCAAAACCTAAAGTTGATTATAACGTAGGTGAAAAAGTGAAAATTAATGATGGTCCGTTCATGAGTTTCACCGGTGTGATTGAAGAAATCGACACTGAAAAAGGAAAATTAAAGGTTTCCGTTTCCATTTTTGGACGGAATACTCCTGTGGAACTTGAGTACTGGCAAGTGGAGCGTGAAGTAGATTAA
- the rplA gene encoding 50S ribosomal protein L1, with protein MANQKSKRYQQAAKLVDMKKVYRLEEAVSILKKMPATKFDQTVNLAIKLGVDPKQSDQMVRGTAALPHGSGKNVRVAVFAQGAAADAALAAGAEYVGFEDLIKKCSDGFNDFDVAISTPSAMVEVRKLGKVLGPRGLMPNPKTGTITDDTAKAVKEVKAGRVEFKIDKAGNIHVPTGKVSFDENALLDNIHAVIEAILKSRPSTAKGTYVLNATLSGTMTPGIRLDASAIIKS; from the coding sequence ATGGCTAATCAAAAAAGTAAGCGTTATCAACAAGCAGCAAAGCTTGTTGACATGAAAAAGGTTTATCGCCTTGAAGAGGCGGTCAGCATCCTCAAAAAAATGCCCGCCACCAAATTTGACCAAACGGTGAATCTGGCAATTAAACTCGGAGTCGATCCGAAACAATCCGACCAAATGGTGCGTGGAACCGCAGCACTTCCCCACGGAAGTGGTAAAAATGTGCGTGTGGCTGTGTTCGCCCAAGGGGCGGCTGCAGACGCAGCTCTGGCAGCAGGTGCCGAGTATGTCGGTTTCGAAGACCTGATCAAAAAATGCAGTGATGGGTTTAATGATTTTGATGTCGCTATTTCCACGCCATCAGCGATGGTGGAAGTACGCAAACTCGGTAAGGTTCTTGGTCCCCGCGGTTTGATGCCAAACCCGAAGACAGGGACAATCACTGATGACACAGCCAAGGCCGTTAAAGAAGTTAAAGCCGGCCGTGTGGAATTCAAAATTGATAAGGCAGGAAATATCCATGTCCCGACTGGGAAAGTCTCCTTTGATGAAAATGCCCTCTTGGATAATATCCATGCTGTAATAGAGGCGATTTTGAAATCACGTCCTTCGACGGCAAAAGGGACCTACGTCCTAAATGCGACATTATCCGGAACAATGACTCCCGGGATCCGTCTCGATGCGAGTGCGATCATTAAAAGCTAA